A window of the Arachis duranensis cultivar V14167 chromosome 5, aradu.V14167.gnm2.J7QH, whole genome shotgun sequence genome harbors these coding sequences:
- the LOC107488043 gene encoding glyoxylase I 4, with product MEIVEVGSCGALPLLSLNHVSLLCRSVWDSMRFYEDVLGFVSIKRPSSFKFNGAWLYNYGIGIHLIENPNIDEFDACMNEARPINPKDNHISFQCTDVGLVKRRIEDMGMKYVTALVEDDGGNKVEQVFFHDPDGYMIELCNCENIPIIPIISSCSFKPRTHSFIKKAASPPAKCGFMENIMMESLSMDMMNFSF from the exons ATGGAGATTGTTGAAGTTGGAAGCTGTGGGGCACTTCCTCTGCTCTCATTGAACCACGTGTCTCTCTTGTGCAGATCAGTGTGGGACTCTATGAGGTTCTACGAGGATGTTTTGGGTTTTGTTTCCATCAAGCGCCCTTCTTCTTTCAAGTTCAATGGAGCATG GTTGTACAATTATGGGATTGGGATACACTTGATTGAGAATCCAAACATAGACGAATTTGATGCATGCATGAATGAAGCAAGGCCTATTAATCCCAAGGACAACCACATCTCATTCCAG TGTACGGATGTTGGACTTGTTAAGAGAAGGATAGAAGACATGGGAATGAAGTATGTGACAGCTTTGGTGGAAGATGATGGAGGGAACAAGGTGGAACAGGTGTTCTTCCATGACCCTGATGGATACATGATTGAGCTTTGCAACTGTGAGAATATCCCAATCATTCCTATTATTTCTTCATGCTCCTTCAAGCCTAGAACCCACAGCTTCATCAAGAAAGCAGCATCACCACCTGCCAAGTGTGGATTCATGGAGAATATCATGATGGAAAGCTTGAGCATGGACATGATGAacttctccttttaa